A single Perca flavescens isolate YP-PL-M2 chromosome 2, PFLA_1.0, whole genome shotgun sequence DNA region contains:
- the LOC114563721 gene encoding receptor-interacting serine/threonine-protein kinase 3, which yields MEQFVEDSSLGDWKVIGSGGFGQIYKARHHQWGFDVAIKLLQGEGTEKDLLREIKMMRQVTSPYVMAVQGIFKGRTPSSGRSTQLGVVMELMERGSLASLQEALRGTPPWPLVFRLAHQVALGINFLHSLPRPVLHQDLKPQNVLLDDSLNAKLTDFGLARISCSVTQVSKDDEPLGGTIHYMPPEALKSTSYKPTRAFDIYSYGILLWSIVTGKQPYECK from the exons ATGGAACAGTTTGTTGAAGACTCCAGCCTGGGGGACTGGAAGGTGATTGGCTCTGGGGGTTTTGGACAAATCTACAAAGCCAGGCATCATCAGTGGGGTTTTGATGTGGCCATTAAACTTCTTCAGGGCGAGGG GACTGAGAAGGATTTGCTGCGTGAGATCAAGATGATGCGTCAAGTCACCAGCCCGTATGTTATGGCCGTCCAAGGGATCTTCAAGGGTCGAACGCCCTCCTCTGGCAGGTCAACCCAGCTTGGTGTGGTCATGGAGCTCATGGAGAGAGGATCATTGGCCTCACTACAG GAAGCATTGAGGGGAACTCCACCCTGGCCGCTGGTCTTCAGACTGGCTCACCAAGTGGCTCTGGGTATAAACTTCCTCCACAGTCTGCCCCGTCCCGTTCTCCACCAGGACCTGAAGCCCCAAAACGTGCTGCTGGACGACTCTCTCAATGCCAAG CTTACAGATTTTGGCCTTGCCCGGATTTCCTGCAGCGTCACACAGGTTTCCAAGGACGATGAACCACTAGGAGGGACAATACATTATATGCCACCAGAGGCTTTAAAAAGCACATCGTACAAACCTACCAGAGCCTTTGATATCTACAG tTATGGGATACTCCTATGGTCCATTGTCACAGGGAAACAACCATATGAATGTAAGTGA
- the LOC114563715 gene encoding neoverrucotoxin subunit beta: MLCTTECTTETEKLFKIHKHAISNAVYEVLMKLDQKKEDGMAAGAGDQIAEASVEGIQQPQRGLNLLAGPQQRVDPLRVQRSDLMKYSCELTLDTNTVNRELKLSDNNRMVTRVEEDQPYPDHPERFDYWPQLLCRDGLTGRCYWEVERTGGRVSIAVSYKGISRRGNSVDYWFGRNDQSWRLWCSDDGYSVWHNNNRTSLPRSASRRVAVYVDCPAGSLSFYTLSSGSLIHLYTFNTTFTEPLYPGFAFGSYGASISLG; this comes from the exons ATGTTGTGTACGACAGAGTGTACAACTGAGACAGAAAAACTGTTCAagatacacaaacatgcaatcAGTAACGCTGTCTATGAAGTTCTGATGAAACTG gACCAAAAGAAAGAAGACGGCATGGCAGCAGGAGCTGGGGATCAAATCGCTGAGGCTTCAG TGGAGGGGATCCAACAGCCCCAGAGGGGATTGAATCTGCTTGCTGGTCCGCAACAGAGAGTGGACCCTCTCAG GGTGCAGAGGAGTGATCTGATGAAAT attcctgtgaactcacactggacacaaacacagtgaacagagaactcaaactgtctgacaacaacaggatgGTGACACGGGTGGAGGAggatcagccatatcctgatcatccagagaggtttgactactggcctcagctgctgtgtagagatggtctgactggtcgctgttactgggaggttgaGAGGACAGGAGGAAGGGTTTCTATAGCAGTGAGTTACAAAGGAATCAGCAGGAGAGGAAacagtgttgactattggtttGGACgtaatgatcagtcctggagaCTGTGGTGCTCTGATGATGGTTACTCTGTCTGGCACAATAACAACAGAACCTCCCTCCCTCGCTCTGCCTCTAgaagagtagcagtgtatgtggactgtcctgctggctctctgtccttctacacatTGTCCTCTGGATCACTGATCCACCtctacaccttcaacaccacattcactgaaCCTCTTTATCCTGGGTTTGCGTTTGGGTCATATGGTGCCTCAATATctctgggctag